A window of the Yersinia rochesterensis genome harbors these coding sequences:
- the cheA gene encoding chemotaxis protein CheA, translating into MDITAFYQTFFDEADELLADMEQHLLLLDPLAPDNEQLNAIFRAAHSIKGGAATFGFSVLQETTHLLENLLDGARRDEMRLSTDIINLFLETKDIMQEQLDAYKTSQEPNAESFEYICHALRQLALEALEQQTTNHVATAASSAETKASSKSPALVQGGMRIRLSGLKEQEIPLMLEELGNLGDVKDTEQGTDSFEATLITSVSEDDISAVLCFVLEPEQISFVPAELVQEPVVEVAVAAPIAAQVLPVAAAPIAEAKNISKVEATSAEHVKPKAKASESTSIRVAVEKVDQLINLVGELVITQSMLAQRSSTLDPVINGDLLNSMGQLERNARDLQESVMSIRMMPMEYVFSRFPRLVRDLASKLNKQVELTLLGSSTELDKSLIERIIDPLTHLVRNSLDHGIEDPATRIAAGKAPVGNLTLSAEHQGGNICIEVLDDGAGLNRQKILAKAQSQGMAVNEHMTDEDVGMLIFAPGFSTAEQVTDVSGRGVGMDVVKRNIQEMGGHVQVSFQAGKGTSIRILLPLTLAILDGMSVKVSDEVFILPLNAVMESLQPLAEDLHPLAGGERVLQVRGEYLPLVELFRVFDVENAKTEATQGIVVILQSAGRRYALLVDQLIGQHQVVVKNLESNYRKVPGISAATILGDGSVALIVDVSALQALNREKRVTADDVAVA; encoded by the coding sequence ATGGATATTACCGCGTTTTATCAAACTTTCTTTGATGAAGCAGATGAACTGCTGGCAGACATGGAACAGCACCTGTTATTGCTGGACCCGTTGGCACCAGATAATGAACAACTTAATGCTATTTTCCGTGCTGCTCACTCGATTAAGGGCGGTGCCGCAACATTTGGTTTTTCGGTATTACAAGAAACAACCCATTTGTTGGAAAACCTGTTGGATGGTGCCCGTCGCGACGAAATGCGTTTGAGCACTGATATCATCAACCTGTTTTTGGAAACGAAAGATATTATGCAGGAACAGTTGGACGCCTACAAAACCTCTCAAGAACCTAATGCAGAAAGCTTTGAGTATATTTGTCATGCATTACGCCAACTGGCACTCGAAGCTTTAGAACAGCAAACCACTAATCATGTTGCGACAGCGGCCTCAAGTGCTGAAACCAAGGCCAGCAGCAAGTCTCCGGCGTTGGTTCAGGGGGGAATGCGTATTCGGCTGTCTGGTTTGAAAGAACAAGAAATTCCGTTGATGCTGGAAGAATTGGGCAATCTTGGCGATGTTAAAGATACCGAGCAAGGGACAGATAGTTTTGAAGCGACTCTGATTACATCAGTCAGTGAAGATGATATCAGCGCCGTGCTGTGTTTTGTATTGGAACCAGAGCAGATTAGCTTTGTACCGGCCGAATTAGTGCAAGAGCCGGTGGTTGAGGTGGCTGTCGCTGCCCCGATTGCTGCGCAAGTGCTGCCAGTTGCCGCCGCCCCGATTGCAGAAGCCAAGAATATATCTAAGGTCGAAGCTACCAGTGCCGAGCATGTGAAACCTAAAGCAAAAGCCAGTGAGTCAACCAGCATCCGCGTGGCGGTTGAGAAAGTTGACCAACTGATTAACCTGGTGGGAGAACTGGTTATCACGCAATCTATGCTGGCTCAGCGCTCCAGTACATTAGACCCGGTGATTAATGGCGATTTGCTCAATAGCATGGGGCAGTTGGAGCGTAATGCGCGCGACTTGCAAGAGTCAGTGATGTCGATTCGTATGATGCCGATGGAATATGTCTTCAGCCGCTTCCCGCGGTTGGTGCGCGATTTAGCCAGTAAGCTGAATAAGCAAGTTGAACTCACACTGCTTGGCAGTTCGACTGAACTGGATAAAAGTCTGATTGAACGCATTATCGATCCCTTAACCCATCTGGTGCGTAACAGTTTGGACCACGGTATTGAAGATCCTGCAACCCGCATCGCGGCGGGTAAAGCTCCGGTAGGCAATTTGACACTGTCCGCAGAACATCAAGGCGGCAATATTTGTATTGAAGTTCTTGATGATGGAGCAGGGCTTAACCGGCAGAAAATTCTGGCGAAAGCTCAGTCTCAAGGTATGGCTGTTAATGAGCATATGACTGATGAAGATGTCGGGATGTTGATTTTCGCGCCTGGATTTTCGACTGCTGAGCAGGTGACCGATGTTTCCGGTCGTGGTGTTGGGATGGATGTAGTTAAGCGAAATATTCAGGAAATGGGCGGCCATGTGCAAGTCAGTTTCCAGGCGGGCAAAGGCACTTCTATCCGTATCTTGCTGCCATTGACGCTGGCTATCCTTGATGGCATGTCTGTCAAAGTCAGTGATGAAGTGTTTATTTTGCCATTGAATGCTGTAATGGAATCACTGCAACCATTGGCTGAGGATTTACATCCACTGGCTGGTGGTGAACGCGTATTGCAAGTGCGTGGTGAGTATTTACCGCTGGTGGAATTGTTCCGTGTATTTGATGTTGAAAATGCAAAAACTGAAGCCACCCAAGGCATTGTTGTGATTCTGCAAAGTGCCGGTCGCCGTTATGCCCTGCTGGTAGACCAATTGATTGGCCAGCATCAGGTGGTTGTGAAGAATCTGGAAAGTAATTATCGGAAGGTCCCAGGTATTTCTGCCGCCACCATATTGGGTGATGGCAGTGTGGCCCTTATTGTTGATGTGTCGGCATTGCAGGCCTTAAACCGGGAAAAACGTGTCACGGCCGATGATGTTGCCGTCGCGTAA
- a CDS encoding methyl-accepting chemotaxis protein, producing MFKRMKVVTSLLLVLVLFGALQLVSGGLFFNSLKNDKENFEVLQVIRQQQSVLNESWVNLLQTRNTLNRAGIRYMMDVNHTGSGPTVNDLLASAKGTLGMAADRFKSYEQIPLDSQQDVESAKKLKQTYDQYFGALTELIQLMESGKINEFFDQPTSSFQNAFEQDYNTYLTQNDRLYASAVEDSNRSFTYAMSVIIFVLIAVFAVIVIVWLGMQHILINPLKHLIEHIKHIANGDLTQNIEVQSRNEMGTLAASLKHMQSELITTVSDVRLGADAIYSGASEIAAGNNDLSARTEQQAASLEETAASMEQLTATVKQNAENARQASQLALSASETAQKGGKVVASVVQTMHEIAGSSQKIADITSVIDGIAFQTNILALNAAVEAARAGEQGRGFAVVAGEVRNLAQRSAQAAKEIKGLIEDSVNRVDMGSVLVESAGETMGDIVNAVTRVTDIMGEIASASDEQSRGIDQVGQAVTEMDRVTQQNASLVEESASAAAALEEQASMLTQSMSVFVLHMDNDSSKKDVKKTKQPTQDKSGTAKKTLGSDLQDNWETF from the coding sequence ATGTTCAAGCGTATGAAAGTGGTCACCAGCCTGCTGCTGGTGTTAGTGCTATTTGGTGCCTTACAACTGGTTTCCGGCGGGCTTTTCTTCAACTCATTGAAAAATGACAAAGAAAACTTTGAGGTTTTACAAGTTATCCGTCAGCAACAATCAGTATTGAATGAAAGCTGGGTAAATCTGTTGCAAACACGTAATACGCTGAACCGTGCCGGCATCCGCTATATGATGGATGTGAATCATACCGGCAGTGGCCCAACAGTGAATGACCTTTTGGCTTCAGCTAAAGGCACATTGGGCATGGCGGCGGATCGTTTTAAAAGTTACGAACAAATTCCGCTGGATAGCCAACAAGATGTTGAATCAGCTAAAAAACTAAAACAAACCTATGACCAATACTTCGGTGCATTGACCGAGCTTATCCAATTAATGGAGTCAGGTAAGATCAATGAGTTTTTTGACCAACCCACCTCCAGTTTCCAAAATGCTTTTGAGCAGGATTACAACACTTATCTGACCCAAAACGATCGTCTATATGCATCCGCAGTAGAAGACAGCAACCGCTCTTTCACTTACGCGATGAGTGTCATTATTTTCGTGCTGATTGCGGTATTTGCTGTAATTGTCATTGTTTGGTTGGGTATGCAGCACATCTTGATTAACCCGCTGAAACACTTGATTGAGCATATCAAACATATTGCTAATGGTGATTTAACTCAGAATATTGAGGTGCAGAGCCGCAATGAAATGGGCACCTTGGCCGCTAGTTTGAAACATATGCAATCTGAATTGATTACCACCGTCAGCGATGTACGTTTAGGTGCTGATGCTATTTACAGCGGTGCATCAGAAATTGCTGCCGGTAACAATGATTTGTCAGCACGTACCGAGCAACAGGCCGCATCACTGGAAGAAACCGCTGCCAGCATGGAGCAGCTTACTGCCACGGTGAAACAGAATGCTGAAAATGCTCGTCAGGCTAGCCAACTGGCATTGAGTGCTTCAGAAACTGCGCAAAAAGGCGGAAAAGTGGTCGCTAGTGTGGTGCAAACCATGCATGAGATCGCCGGTAGCTCGCAGAAAATTGCAGATATCACCAGCGTCATTGATGGCATCGCGTTCCAAACCAATATTCTGGCATTGAATGCTGCGGTTGAAGCTGCCCGTGCCGGTGAGCAAGGCCGTGGTTTTGCCGTTGTAGCTGGTGAAGTGCGCAATTTGGCTCAGCGCAGTGCGCAAGCAGCCAAAGAAATTAAAGGGTTGATTGAAGATTCAGTTAACCGTGTCGACATGGGTTCTGTGCTGGTTGAAAGTGCCGGTGAAACCATGGGCGATATCGTGAATGCGGTGACCCGCGTCACTGACATCATGGGCGAAATCGCTTCCGCCTCTGATGAGCAAAGCCGAGGTATTGATCAAGTAGGTCAGGCGGTGACAGAAATGGACCGTGTGACACAACAAAACGCCTCTTTGGTGGAGGAATCTGCTTCCGCCGCCGCCGCACTGGAAGAACAAGCCAGTATGTTAACCCAATCCATGTCCGTATTTGTCCTGCATATGGATAACGATAGTAGCAAAAAAGATGTGAAAAAAACTAAGCAGCCGACACAGGATAAGAGCGGTACTGCTAAAAAAACACTGGGAAGTGACCTGCAAGATAATTGGGAAACTTTCTAG
- a CDS encoding methyl-accepting chemotaxis protein → MFGRIRISTSFFLLLILICSIQLISSGLSFTAFRSDYQNLNRVDLSSQQRDALSLSWVSLLQARNTLNRAATRSALKVPQEQVNALMGNARSSLQKADLYFNQFLAVPRLDESDTGGELLDATKNSYQNLRVSLRQLIDFLEAGNLQSFMDQPTQKTQDLFEADFIQYLQYANEAVADAGSENQQAYHLSMWIFGGAILMVIVMTISSLIWLRTMFVTPLKIMRAHFDRIAQGDLSGQITVAGRNEISQMFASLRTMQQSLITTVSHVRDGTESMLTGIQEISAGNNDLSARTEQQAASLEQTAASMEQLTATVKQNADNARQATQLAQEASGTAAKGGELTGSVVKTMHDISTSSQKIGAITSVIDGIAFQTNILALNAAVEAARAGEQGRGFAVVAGEVRNLAQRSAQAAKEIKGLIDESVSRVRQGSTLVENAGTTMEEIVRSVTRVTDIMGEIASASDEQSRGIEQVSLAVTQMDQVTQQNAALVEEAAAAANALEEQAGMLSDAVSVFRLEQDSDGGEGQVAASSGKQFVVKTAAAKETPDCQTV, encoded by the coding sequence ATGTTTGGCCGAATCCGGATTTCTACCAGCTTTTTCCTGTTACTGATATTGATTTGCTCTATACAGTTAATTTCAAGTGGTCTGTCATTTACTGCTTTTCGTTCAGACTATCAAAATTTAAATCGAGTGGATCTCAGTAGCCAGCAGCGGGATGCATTAAGCCTCAGTTGGGTATCCTTACTTCAGGCGCGTAATACCTTAAACCGGGCGGCGACTCGCTCGGCTCTCAAAGTCCCTCAGGAGCAAGTCAACGCGCTAATGGGTAATGCGCGTAGTTCATTACAAAAAGCGGATCTGTATTTTAATCAGTTTTTGGCAGTACCTCGTCTTGATGAGAGTGATACCGGTGGTGAGTTGCTAGACGCGACAAAAAACAGTTATCAGAATTTACGTGTTTCCTTACGGCAATTAATCGATTTCCTGGAAGCCGGCAATTTACAGAGTTTTATGGATCAGCCCACTCAGAAAACCCAAGATCTGTTTGAGGCCGATTTTATTCAGTATTTGCAGTATGCCAATGAAGCGGTTGCAGATGCTGGCAGCGAGAACCAACAGGCTTATCACCTCTCCATGTGGATATTTGGTGGGGCGATTCTGATGGTGATCGTGATGACGATTTCTTCACTTATCTGGTTACGAACCATGTTCGTCACGCCATTGAAGATTATGCGCGCTCATTTTGACCGGATTGCTCAGGGTGATTTATCCGGTCAGATTACTGTCGCTGGCCGCAATGAAATCAGCCAGATGTTTGCCAGTTTACGCACCATGCAACAGTCGCTTATCACGACGGTTAGCCATGTTCGCGATGGGACAGAATCCATGTTAACCGGGATTCAGGAAATATCTGCCGGTAACAATGATTTGTCTGCAAGAACCGAACAGCAGGCCGCTTCATTGGAGCAAACTGCGGCCAGTATGGAGCAATTGACGGCGACAGTGAAACAGAATGCCGATAATGCCCGTCAGGCAACACAACTGGCGCAAGAAGCATCGGGGACGGCAGCCAAAGGTGGTGAGTTAACCGGCAGTGTTGTGAAAACAATGCATGATATTTCCACCAGTTCGCAGAAAATTGGCGCAATTACCAGCGTTATCGATGGCATTGCCTTCCAAACTAATATTCTGGCACTGAATGCTGCGGTTGAAGCGGCTCGGGCCGGTGAACAAGGGCGTGGGTTTGCTGTTGTGGCCGGTGAAGTACGCAATTTAGCCCAGCGCAGTGCGCAAGCAGCAAAAGAAATCAAAGGGTTAATCGATGAATCGGTTAGCCGAGTTCGCCAGGGCTCCACACTGGTCGAAAATGCGGGTACCACCATGGAAGAGATTGTTCGCTCAGTGACTCGGGTGACCGACATTATGGGTGAAATCGCTTCCGCTTCGGATGAGCAAAGCCGAGGTATTGAGCAGGTTTCACTCGCGGTAACACAGATGGATCAGGTCACTCAGCAAAACGCCGCATTAGTAGAAGAGGCTGCGGCTGCGGCTAATGCACTGGAAGAGCAAGCAGGTATGCTCTCTGATGCAGTGTCTGTTTTTCGTTTGGAGCAGGATAGCGACGGCGGGGAGGGGCAAGTGGCAGCAAGCAGTGGTAAGCAATTTGTTGTGAAAACAGCGGCTGCAAAGGAAACCCCAGATTGTCAAACGGTGTAA
- the cheY gene encoding chemotaxis response regulator CheY translates to MADKNLRFLVVDDFSTMRRIVRNLLKELGFNNVEEAEDGVDALNKLRTGGFDFVVSDWNMPNMDGLDLLKTIRGDGALGSLPVLMVTAEAKKENIIAAAQAGASGYVVKPFTAATLEEKLNKIFEKLGM, encoded by the coding sequence ATGGCGGATAAGAATCTCAGATTTTTAGTGGTAGACGATTTTTCGACCATGCGTCGTATTGTCAGAAACCTGCTGAAAGAACTGGGTTTTAACAATGTGGAAGAAGCCGAAGATGGCGTAGACGCATTGAATAAATTACGAACGGGTGGTTTTGATTTTGTGGTTTCTGACTGGAACATGCCGAATATGGATGGTTTGGACCTGCTAAAAACTATCCGTGGTGATGGTGCTCTTGGTTCTCTGCCAGTTCTGATGGTAACTGCCGAAGCTAAAAAAGAGAATATCATCGCAGCAGCGCAAGCCGGTGCCAGTGGTTATGTAGTGAAACCTTTCACTGCCGCTACCTTGGAAGAGAAACTCAATAAGATCTTTGAAAAATTGGGTATGTAA
- a CDS encoding protein-glutamate methylesterase/protein-glutamine glutaminase, whose amino-acid sequence MSKIRVLCVDDSALMRQLMTEIINSHPDMEMVAAAPDPLVARDLIKKFNPQVLTLDVEMPRMDGLDFLEKLMRLRPMPVVMVSSLTGKNSEITMRALELGAIDFVTKPQLGIREGMLAYSELIAEKIRTAAKARLPQRGPENAPVMLTHTPLLSSEKLIAIGASTGGTEAIRTVLQPLPPTSPALLITQHMPPGFTRSFAERLNKLCQITVKEAEDGERVLPGHAYIAPGDRHMELARSGANYQVRIHDGPAVNRHRPSVDVLFRSVAQYAGRNAVGVILTGMGNDGAAGLLEMHRAGAYTIAQNEASCVVFGMPREAIGMGGVNEILELNQISQRMLAQISSGQALRI is encoded by the coding sequence ATGAGTAAAATCAGAGTATTGTGCGTTGATGATTCCGCGTTGATGCGCCAGTTAATGACGGAGATTATTAACAGTCACCCAGACATGGAAATGGTTGCCGCGGCACCCGATCCGTTGGTTGCCCGTGATTTAATTAAAAAATTTAATCCGCAGGTATTAACACTCGATGTTGAAATGCCGCGAATGGATGGTTTGGATTTTCTTGAAAAACTGATGCGTCTGCGGCCAATGCCGGTGGTGATGGTGTCGTCATTAACCGGGAAAAACTCCGAGATAACTATGCGGGCGCTGGAGTTAGGGGCAATTGATTTTGTCACTAAACCTCAGCTGGGTATTCGCGAAGGGATGCTGGCTTACAGTGAATTAATTGCGGAGAAAATCCGCACGGCGGCTAAAGCTCGGTTACCCCAGCGTGGCCCAGAAAATGCCCCTGTGATGCTGACTCATACGCCGTTGCTCAGTAGCGAAAAGCTCATTGCGATCGGCGCTTCGACGGGGGGAACAGAAGCTATCCGTACGGTATTGCAACCGTTGCCACCGACCAGCCCGGCCTTGTTGATAACACAGCATATGCCACCAGGCTTTACCCGTTCATTTGCCGAGCGGCTCAATAAATTGTGCCAAATTACGGTGAAAGAAGCAGAAGACGGTGAACGGGTATTGCCCGGACACGCCTATATTGCGCCCGGTGATCGGCACATGGAACTGGCACGAAGTGGGGCAAACTATCAGGTGCGTATCCATGACGGGCCTGCGGTTAATCGCCACCGTCCCTCGGTCGATGTGCTTTTCCGTTCAGTAGCGCAGTATGCCGGGCGCAATGCGGTCGGTGTGATCCTAACGGGAATGGGCAATGACGGTGCGGCGGGTTTATTGGAAATGCATCGCGCAGGGGCTTATACCATTGCACAAAACGAAGCCAGTTGTGTGGTCTTCGGCATGCCGCGTGAAGCTATTGGGATGGGCGGCGTTAATGAAATCTTGGAGTTGAATCAGATAAGTCAGCGCATGTTGGCACAGATAAGCAGCGGCCAAGCCCTGCGAATCTAG
- the cheR gene encoding protein-glutamate O-methyltransferase CheR, which translates to MKPSPQESGSPLTQMIQRLPLSDVHFRRICQLIYQRAGIVLASHKREMVYNRLVRRLRLLGIDDFGQYLALLETDPNSAEWQAFVNALTTNLTAFFREAHHFPILAEHARQRSGNYSVWSTAASTGEEPYSIAMTLCDVLGNRSGSCQILASDIDTQVLEKATSGVYRQDELRSLSAQQMQRYFLRGTGPHQGMVRVRPELANMIQFQQLNLLAPEWALPGQFDAIFCRNVMIYFDKETQERILRRFVPLLKPGGLMFAGHSENFSQISREFYLRGQTVYGLTKER; encoded by the coding sequence ATGAAACCATCACCCCAAGAGTCTGGGTCTCCCCTGACCCAGATGATTCAACGGCTCCCGCTCTCGGATGTTCACTTCCGACGCATTTGCCAACTTATTTACCAACGGGCTGGGATTGTCCTGGCCTCCCACAAACGGGAAATGGTCTATAACCGCCTGGTGAGGCGGTTAAGATTGCTGGGAATTGATGATTTTGGTCAATATTTGGCTTTGCTGGAGACCGATCCTAACAGTGCAGAGTGGCAGGCATTTGTTAATGCTCTGACCACTAACCTCACGGCATTTTTCCGTGAAGCGCACCATTTCCCGATTCTGGCAGAGCATGCTCGCCAGCGGTCAGGGAATTATTCGGTTTGGAGTACCGCGGCCTCGACCGGTGAAGAACCTTACTCCATCGCCATGACACTTTGTGATGTATTGGGGAATCGGTCGGGTTCTTGCCAAATATTGGCCAGTGATATTGATACACAAGTTCTGGAGAAAGCTACCAGCGGTGTGTACCGCCAAGATGAATTGCGTTCATTGTCGGCACAACAAATGCAGCGCTATTTTCTGCGTGGCACCGGCCCTCATCAGGGCATGGTTAGAGTGCGGCCGGAGCTTGCCAATATGATTCAGTTTCAGCAGTTGAATCTGTTAGCACCCGAATGGGCATTACCGGGGCAATTTGACGCTATTTTTTGTCGTAACGTGATGATTTATTTTGATAAAGAAACGCAGGAGCGCATTTTGCGTCGCTTTGTCCCTTTGCTAAAACCCGGCGGTTTGATGTTTGCAGGCCACTCGGAGAATTTCAGCCAAATTAGTCGGGAATTCTATTTGCGCGGGCAGACCGTTTATGGGCTGACCAAGGAGAGGTGA
- the cheW gene encoding chemotaxis protein CheW: MAGLATVTKLAGETVGQEFLIFTLGAEEYGIDILKVQEIRGYDQVTRIANTPAFIKGVTNLRGVIVPIIDLRVKFAQQGVTYNENTVVIVLNFGQRVVGIVVDGVSDVLSLTAEQIRPAPEFAVTLATEYLTGLGSLGERMLILVDIEKLLSSEEMSLLDSVAKG, translated from the coding sequence ATGGCAGGACTAGCAACCGTCACGAAGCTGGCTGGCGAAACGGTAGGACAAGAGTTCCTGATTTTTACGCTGGGTGCTGAAGAGTACGGCATTGATATTCTGAAAGTCCAAGAGATCCGCGGTTATGATCAAGTGACCCGCATCGCTAACACCCCGGCTTTCATTAAAGGTGTCACTAACTTACGCGGCGTTATAGTTCCTATTATTGATTTACGGGTTAAATTTGCCCAACAGGGTGTCACCTATAACGAAAATACCGTGGTGATCGTGCTGAATTTTGGTCAGCGGGTCGTCGGTATTGTGGTTGATGGCGTATCTGATGTGCTGTCATTGACCGCTGAGCAAATCCGCCCAGCTCCTGAGTTCGCGGTGACGCTGGCGACTGAGTATCTGACCGGTTTAGGCTCACTGGGTGAGCGGATGCTGATTTTGGTTGATATTGAGAAGTTGCTGAGCAGTGAAGAGATGTCATTGCTTGATTCAGTGGCGAAAGGGTAA